The genomic DNA AAATTTATCGCCAGACAGCAAACCCATACTCCGAAGGCCTGTCGTTTACGCGCCAGCCCAACAAAGCAGATAATACCTTTTACATTGTGGATGAGGCATCCATGATCTCGGACGACAGTGGCTTCGGACAGAACGGCCTGCTGCAGGACCTGCTCAGCTACGTGTTCGATAAAAAGAACAACAAACTGTTGCTGATAGGTGATACAGCGCAGCTGCCGCCGGTAGGTCAGGCCTTAAGCCCCTCGCTGGAGGCCGAATACCTGCGGCATAACTTCCGATGCCAGGTGCACGAAATTGAGCTCAGGCAGGTAATGCGCCAGGCCGAAAGCTCCGGCATCCTGATGAACGCCACCAACTTGCGCAACCAGCTGGGGCAGGAGCCGCTCGATATCAAACTGGCCACTAAAGGCTGGCGCGATATTTACCAGATGACGGGCGAGAAGCTGGAAGACGGCCTGCGCTATGCCTATGATAAGTTCGGCATTGAAAGCACGACCGTTATCTGCCGCTCCAACAAGTCGGCTAACATGTATAATCAGCACATCCGACGCCGCATCTTCTTTGCTGAAGATGAGCTGGGCGTGAGCGATTACCTGATGATTGTGCGCAACAATTATTTCTGGCTGCCCAAAGATTCGGATATCGGTTTTATGGCTAACGGCGACTTTGTGGAGGTAACCAAGATCATCCGTCACGAGGACATGTATGGCTTCCGGTTTGCCGATGTGCGCATCCGGTTTGTCGATTACCCTAATGCGCCGGAAGAGGAAGTGAAGATCATGCTCGACACGCTTTACTCCGATGCCCCGGCGCTGCCCGCCGACCAGAATAAGAAACTGTATGAAGCCGTACTGCAAGATTACCAGGACATCACAACAAAGCGTGAACGGAGCAAGGAACTGAAAAAGAACCCTTACCTGAATGCGCTGCAAGTAAAATTTGCCTACGCCCTGACCTGCCACAAAGCGCAGGGTGGGCAGTGGAAGGCAGTATTCGTGGATCAGGGATTTCTGAAGGACGACATGCTGAACGAGGAATTCGCCCGCTGGCTGTATACGGCCTTAACACGTTCATCAGAAGAGCTTTACTTGCTGAACTTTAATCAACAATTATTGGTTAGCTGACAAATGAATGACTACCTTGTATCGTTTTTAACGTAATTGAAGTATAATAGCGACAGCAATCATTTTAACCCTTTCAATCAGATGAAAAAAGTAATCCTTTCCATGGTTTTCGCCGCGCTGGTTGCCGGCGGTGCCAGTGCCCAGACGCAGCCTAAAACGCAGGCTACTGCCCCACAGGAGCAGGCGAAAAACGGCCCGGCTATTACGTTTGAAGAAACAGAGCACAACTTCGGCAACATCACCCAAGGCGATGTGGTGGAGTACACGTTCAAGTTTAAGAACACAGGCACCCAGCCACTGGTAATTGACCGTGTGGACGTAACCTGCGGCTGCACCACGCCAAACTGGACGAAAGAGCCGGTAGCACCAGGTAAAACCGGTATTGTGAACGCTAAGTTTAACAGCGCCGGTAAACTGGGCCAGCAGAAGAAAGCGATTACCATACACTCTAACGCCGCCGCCGGCGACGCTTACGTGTACATCGTAACAGACGTAAAAGAGAAAACTGCTGCCAGCGCCCAAAAGCAATAACAGCAAGTTTAAAGTATAGGAAAGGCCCTTCTGAACGGAGGGCCTTTTTTTGTGCGCTCGGCTTATCATTATAAATAGCGTCAGCCCAATTTTTTTTATTACGGATTTACTATATTCGTTCAGTAAAGCCCAGTTAAATAGAAGCTTACATACAGCGCTATGAACAAACGAATCGTATTGATTGCCTGCACCTGCCTGTTAAGCTGCCAGGTGCTGCGAGCGCAGGATGCAGAGCAACCGTTGCCCAAGCAAAAGGTAAAACAGGAACTGCTGCCCGCGCAAAGTCAGCCGCACGAGGTTTACCTGGGATATGGTATCTTTTCGCTGCCCGTTATGATCCATGGCTTAGGCGACCTTATCCTTGGAGGAAGCATTCGCGACATTGATGTCGTAGGACCAGTCATGGCAGGCTATACTTATTTCCCTTCCCGTAGGATTGGTGTTGGGCTGGAGGCAGGCTACACAACGTACACCACAAGTTTCAGAAGTGATGGAGAGAAGGAGCGGAACAGCTATCTGGTGGTGATGCCGCACGGGGAACTCTACTGGGCTAGGTTACGGGGTGTGGAGTTCTTTTCGGGAGTGAAGCTAGGTGCCTGCTTCATTCAGCGCCCAGCTGATTACGGCTCTGGCAGTCAACACAGTATTATACCGGCCTTTCACTTCACCACCATCGGCACCAGGGTCGGCAACATACTGGGCTTTTATATGGATTCCGGCATTGGCTTCGATGGCCTGACAAATGCCGGGCTTAGCCTACGCTTTTAATAAGCAGCGCCACTCTTTAAAGGAGTGGCGCTGCTTATTAAAAGGCTTTGGATACGGCATAGAACAAAGCGCCCCAGCCCACGATCAGCAGCAGGCCACCGATAGGAGTGATGGCGCCAAGCCACGTAACGCCTGTCAGACACAACGTATAGAGCGAGCCGGAGAAAACCACGATGCCAAGTAAAAAGCACCAGGCCGCTACCTGCAGTGCCGGCTGCTCAACCCGGAAGAGTAATAGCCCCACGGCCAGCAGAGCCAAGGTATGATACATCTGGTATTTCACGGCAGTTTCGTACGTATCGAGGCGGCCGCTGGCCTGCAGCATGGGCCCCAGGGCATGTGCCCCGAAAGCGCCGAATACAACACTTAGTGCGCCCAGCAAACTCGCTGTCAGAAGGATGATCTTTTGTGTCACAGTATCTTTGGTAAAACGGAATTACATTTCGGTTTCTTCGTCGCCGCCTTCCAACGCCTCGATCACCTGCTCTTCAAAGTCTTCCTGGTTGTCGTACTGCGTAAAGGTTAGCGTTTTGTTCTGCGCTCTTACTTCTTTGGTTACATCCAGCGCTACCTCCAGCGGTTCTGCTTCTTTGCCGGTCAGGTCGGTATCCCAGTTAGCACCCATCAGCAGCGCATCGCCATACATGCCTACGCACCAGTTTTCCAAAAACTCTACCAACGTAATCGATTCCGGTACATAATCAGCCCAGTCGTCTTCGGCACAGGCCTTTGCGCCGGCCTCATCCGACCAGAAAAGGATCACTTCGGTGTCCTCGTATTCGGCCGAGCTGGAAGTAGCCCATGTTTCATCTTTCGTTAGTCCCCAAACGGCGTTTGTGTCCACAACCTGTCTGATGAAATCCTGATAACGCTTTTCAATGGTTGCCGCATCTTGTGTCATAGCTTGTGTATTGGTTTAAGAGTTTAGAATGGCCTGCAATAAGCAGATTTTTGTCAAAGATAGTATTAACTACGATAAACCTACCAAAGGTGCTGCATCCTTTACCGGAACAGATCGGGATAATCCGTAATTATACCATCCACCCCTTTTTGGCGGAGTTGCCGGATTGTTTCCACGTCATTTACTGTCCACGGGATAACTTTTATGCCGCGGGCATGACAGTTTTGAACCAGTTTGCTGGTTACCAAAGTATAAGAGAGGCTGTAGATGGTAGGCGTAAAACCCAGCATGGACAGGTTCTTCTCCAAACCCGAAAGATTCTCGACCAACAGCGATGTTTTTACTTCAGGATAGTTCCGGTGCAACACCTGCAGCGTGCGCACATCAAACGATTGGATGATGACCCAGGGAAGAATCTCTTTTTCGCAGAGCACTGTGAGCAGCCGTTCTACAAATTCCTCCGGAGCCGGGTGGTTTTTGCCATCTGTTTTTGAGGTAGATTTTGTTTCGATGTTATAGTATACCTGCGGCAGGTTATGCTGCTGCAGGTAGGTTTGCACCGAATCGATCACTTCAGAGAGCAGTGGTTTATAGGTTTTGAATTTCTGCTGCTTCGGAAAGCGGGGGTAATATTTCGTGCCGACATCGGCTTTCCGGATCGTAGCATAATCCATCTGGTAGAGCACATACTTGCCTTTGTCTTCTGCCGGAATTTCACTTCCGTACGGCGACAGTTCGTGCTCGGGGTTCAGGTAAGGGTCATGCGAGAGGATCACCTGGCCATCGCGCGTTATGTGAGCATCCATTTCCAGGGTTGTCACGCCCAGCTCCAGTGCCTTGAGCATGGCTGGCACGGTATTTTCCGGCATCAGTCCCCGCGTTCCCCGGTGCCCTTCTATGTCAAAAGCAGGGAAGGCAGTTGGGACCTTTTTTGAAGTAGTGTCAATAGCCATTTTAGAAGGATTGCAGCCTGTGATACAAAGTATAGCAACAAGTAAAAGGGTAGGAGCGCGCATGGCTGCCATTTTTAAGTTATTGTAAAACTGCGATCGGCTCCTAACAAACACCCTCGATTCTTCAAGTCA from Pontibacter liquoris includes the following:
- a CDS encoding ATP-dependent DNA helicase, which codes for MRPLEALRENFPFEPTGDQAMLFTKLDAFIQARQDERQVFLLKGYAGTGKTTVVTALVKILNSFGYKYVLLAPTGRAAKVMSSYSGSPAFTIHKKIYRQTANPYSEGLSFTRQPNKADNTFYIVDEASMISDDSGFGQNGLLQDLLSYVFDKKNNKLLLIGDTAQLPPVGQALSPSLEAEYLRHNFRCQVHEIELRQVMRQAESSGILMNATNLRNQLGQEPLDIKLATKGWRDIYQMTGEKLEDGLRYAYDKFGIESTTVICRSNKSANMYNQHIRRRIFFAEDELGVSDYLMIVRNNYFWLPKDSDIGFMANGDFVEVTKIIRHEDMYGFRFADVRIRFVDYPNAPEEEVKIMLDTLYSDAPALPADQNKKLYEAVLQDYQDITTKRERSKELKKNPYLNALQVKFAYALTCHKAQGGQWKAVFVDQGFLKDDMLNEEFARWLYTALTRSSEELYLLNFNQQLLVS
- a CDS encoding DUF1573 domain-containing protein, producing MKKVILSMVFAALVAGGASAQTQPKTQATAPQEQAKNGPAITFEETEHNFGNITQGDVVEYTFKFKNTGTQPLVIDRVDVTCGCTTPNWTKEPVAPGKTGIVNAKFNSAGKLGQQKKAITIHSNAAAGDAYVYIVTDVKEKTAASAQKQ
- a CDS encoding DUF423 domain-containing protein, with translation MTQKIILLTASLLGALSVVFGAFGAHALGPMLQASGRLDTYETAVKYQMYHTLALLAVGLLLFRVEQPALQVAAWCFLLGIVVFSGSLYTLCLTGVTWLGAITPIGGLLLIVGWGALFYAVSKAF
- a CDS encoding DUF2750 domain-containing protein; translated protein: MTQDAATIEKRYQDFIRQVVDTNAVWGLTKDETWATSSSAEYEDTEVILFWSDEAGAKACAEDDWADYVPESITLVEFLENWCVGMYGDALLMGANWDTDLTGKEAEPLEVALDVTKEVRAQNKTLTFTQYDNQEDFEEQVIEALEGGDEETEM
- a CDS encoding glycerophosphodiester phosphodiesterase family protein yields the protein MAAMRAPTLLLVAILCITGCNPSKMAIDTTSKKVPTAFPAFDIEGHRGTRGLMPENTVPAMLKALELGVTTLEMDAHITRDGQVILSHDPYLNPEHELSPYGSEIPAEDKGKYVLYQMDYATIRKADVGTKYYPRFPKQQKFKTYKPLLSEVIDSVQTYLQQHNLPQVYYNIETKSTSKTDGKNHPAPEEFVERLLTVLCEKEILPWVIIQSFDVRTLQVLHRNYPEVKTSLLVENLSGLEKNLSMLGFTPTIYSLSYTLVTSKLVQNCHARGIKVIPWTVNDVETIRQLRQKGVDGIITDYPDLFR